A stretch of the Pongo pygmaeus isolate AG05252 chromosome 16, NHGRI_mPonPyg2-v2.0_pri, whole genome shotgun sequence genome encodes the following:
- the LOC134738254 gene encoding zinc finger protein 285-like, producing MNSTNGLQAVNRAQTFPDVRKSPQETIPRNVNNVARASGATPPFTTIIESTKGRCPTNATYVGKRLDLGHFFLFIREYTQGKSPTNGEECGKGFEQYSNLLIHQRVHTGEKPYISSECGKCFSSSSLLQVHWRFHTGEKPYRCDECGKGFNQSTQLHIHQRVHTGEKPYKCNVCGKDFAYSSVLHTHQRVHTGEKPYKCEVCGKCFSYSSYFHFHQSDHTREKLYKCDECGKGFSRNSDLYVHL from the coding sequence ATGAATTCCACGAATGGCCTACAGGCTGTTAACAGAGCTCAGACTTTCCCAGATGTCAGAAAGTCCCCTCAGGAGACAATCCCTAGAAATGTAAATAATGTGGCAAGGGCTTCAGGTGCAACTCCTCCCTTCACAACCATCATCGAGTCCACAAAGGGGAGATGCCCTACAAATGCGACTTATGTGGGAAAGCGTTTGGATTTAGGtcacttctttttattcatcAGGGAGTACACACAGGGAAAAAGCCCAACAAATGGTGAAGAGTGTGGGAAGGGCTTTGAACAGTACTCCAACCTTCTTATCCATCAGAGagtccacactggagagaagccctacaTATCCAGTGAGTGTGGCAAGTGTTTTAGTTCAAGCTCCCTTCTTCAAGTCCACTGGAGGTttcacacaggggagaaacctTATAGGTGTGATGAGTGTGGAAAGGGCTTCAACCAAAGTACACAGCTTCACATTCACCAGAGAGTCCACACAGGGGAGAAACCATACAAATGCAATGTTTGTGGAAAGGATTTTGCTTATAGCTCTGTTCTTCACACTCATCagagagttcacactggagaaaaaccatATAAATGTGAAGTGTGTGGCAAGTGCTTTAGTTACAGTTCATATTTTCACTTCCATCAGAGTGATCACACCAGagagaaattatataaatgtgaTGAGTGTGGTAAAGGCTTCAGCCGGAATTCAGATCTTTATGTTCATCTCTGA